One part of the Neoarius graeffei isolate fNeoGra1 chromosome 2, fNeoGra1.pri, whole genome shotgun sequence genome encodes these proteins:
- the LOC132879341 gene encoding tripartite motif-containing protein 16-like translates to MAEASISVDQDQFMCPVCLDLLKDPVAIPCGHSFCKVCINGCWDQEDQKGVYSCPQCRDTFTTRPVLRRNNMLDEVVEKLKKTEVQAASPAHCYAGPGDVECDFCTGRKHKAVKSCLTCLASYCETHLKPHQEAPALKKHTLIEASVKLQEKICSEHDEVLKIYCRTDQKCICSLCMLEKHKDDDAVSVTTERAEKQSELKEEQMKSQQRIQEKQKKVQELKQAVNTIKLSAQTAVEDSERIFTELISSMEKKRWEVTELIRDQEKAELSRAERLLEQLEQEIADLQRRVTELEQLSHTHDHIHFLQVTLTVLASGRRSPQNQRPDFHTSSVTVHQHLSFDGVRNSLSDLKKRLEEFCEKEFNKIPPHAAAVQIISEPEPQSREDFLKYFCYLTLDPNTAHHLILSEKNRAVRGSEREQRYSDHPERFDSCRQVLCKESVCGRCYWEVEWSGAAVFISVSYKDISRKGRGDECRFGLNNQSWSLRCSSSSLSFCHNSIKTDLRVPSASRIGVYVDHSAGTLSFYSVSDTMKLLHRVHTTFTQPLYAGFGLNLISTVRLCDPE, encoded by the exons atggctgaggccagtatttcagtagatcaggaccagttcatgtgtccagtgtgtctggatctcctgaaggatccggtggctatcccctgtggtcacagtttctgtaaggtgtgtattaatggctgctgggatcaggaggatcagaagggcgtctacagctgtcctcagtgcagagacactttcacgacaaggcctgttctacgcagaaacaacatgctggatgaagtggtggagaaactgaagaagactgaagtccaagctgcttctcctgctcactgttacgctggacctggagatgtggagtgtgatttctgcaccgggagaaaacacaaagccgtcaagtcctgtctgacgtgtttggcttcttattgtgaaactcatctgaaacctcatcaGGAAGCTCCtgctttgaaaaaacacacattaattgaagcctcggtaaaactccaagagaagatctgctctgaacatgaTGAAGTGCTGAAaatctactgtcgtactgatcaaaaATGTATTTGCTCTTTGTGCATGTTGGAGAAACATAAAGACGATGACGCTGTTTCAGTCACAacagaaagagctgagaaacag agtgagttaaaggaggagcagatgaaatcccagcagagaatccaggagaagcagaagaaggtgcaggagctgaaacaggctgtgaacactataaag ctcagtgcacagacagcagtggaggacagtgagaggatctttactgagctgatcagctccatggagaaaaagcgctgggaggtgacggagctgatcagagatcaggagaaggctgaactgagtcgagctgaacgactcctggagcaactggagcaggagattgctgatcttcagaggagagtcactgagctggagcagctttcacacacacacgatcacatccatttcctccaggtaacactcact gttttagcttctggacgtcgcTCTCCTCAAAATCAgagaccagattttcacacatccagcgtcactgtccatcaacatctctcatttgatggagtgaggaattctctctcagatctgaaaaagagactcgaggaattctgtgagaaggaattcaacaaaatccctccacatg ctgcagcagttcagatcatttcagaaccagaaccacagagcagagaagactttctgaaat atttctgttatctgactctggatcccaacacggcacatcacctcattctgtctgagaagaacagagcggtgagaggcagtgagagagagcagcgttactctgatcatccagagagatttgattcctgcaggcaggtgttgtgtaaggagagtgtgtgtggacgctgttactgggaggtggagtggagcggtgctgctgtgttcatatcagtctcatataaagacatcagcaggaaaggacgggGTGATGAGTGTCGGTTTGGActcaacaatcagtcctggagtctgcggtgttcttcttcttctctctctttctgtcacaacagcattaagactgatctcagagttccatcagcctccagaataggagtgtatgtggatcacagtgcaggaactctgtccttctacagcgtctctgacacgatgaagctcctccacagagtccacaccacattcactcagcctctatacgctgggtttgggCTCAACTTGATttctacagtgagattgtgtgatccagaataa